AAACCTAGCCTTTTAAATATTAATTTTTAATTATTGTAACCGCGATGCGGCCTATTACTTTTATATCGTCATCCGAGAGTTCAATGGTTGCGCCGTTGAAATCTACCAACAATTTATTAGGTAAGCGTTGAATGGTATTTATCGACATTCTTCCATTCGTATCTATTAAGTATGATCCGCTTACTGCGTCGTTCTGTGAAATATCAACCAAATAACGCCCGTCATTTGTTTCTACTTCAATCACATTCTTTGATGCTAAATCCCAACTGTTCATCATTCTCAATGCATACGGGATTTCGCCAGTATCAAGCAACTTTCCATTATTCAAACAAAAGCTTTGCACAATAACCGTTTGGTGTTGTGGGTTTGGCAGTTTCTCAACATTGCTGTTGTAACTATATGCAACGTCTGAAACGCCTAGTTGCTCCATCTTATCGCTTTCATTTTGGTGGACGCCACTAGTTATGGATGATACCCATTCTCTAAAGCCTTCTGGTTTTACTCCATTTTCAAATGCTAATTCTTTTACAGGAACGCCCTTGGCTAAATGTAAGCGAACTGTTAGCTCGTGTGAGTTTCGGTTTGCCATGCGCCACGCGCTAAATGTGGTATTTGGGATGTCAAAGATTTCAGATAAATCAAGCAGTGTATTAGCACCGGTGATCTCTTTTATTTTATTAATGAAAGGTTCGCCAGACATGTATTTGTACGGTTTGGTTGGTTTGTCGGCTTTGTACTTTTTAGGGTTTTTACCTA
The Aliivibrio salmonicida LFI1238 genome window above contains:
- a CDS encoding helix-turn-helix domain-containing protein, with amino-acid sequence MSLDKIENFNYLKGFDFTENLKFVTGTNSFVELAHLLGIAKGNISTWNSRNTTSFESIVRLHLIYGIPVEAMALGKNPKKYKADKPTKPYKYMSGEPFINKIKEITGANTLLDLSEIFDIPNTTFSAWRMANRNSHELTVRLHLAKGVPVKELAFENGVKPEGFREWVSSITSGVHQNESDKMEQLGVSDVAYSYNSNVEKLPNPQHQTVIVQSFCLNNGKLLDTGEIPYALRMMNSWDLASKNVIEVETNDGRYLVDISQNDAVSGSYLIDTNGRMSINTIQRLPNKLLVDFNGATIELSDDDIKVIGRIAVTIIKN